In Opitutaceae bacterium TAV5, one genomic interval encodes:
- a CDS encoding FAD binding protein, with the protein MLQNLNHAMTRSTIHEPARDIPVARETDILVCGGGPAGIAAAFTAARAGARVLLLERHPFLGGVWTAGALTILIDTEKKPGLNRELRQRLEARDAATYCKQWPEWTVYGIEAMKGLLDEMAEETGIGVQLCTQVTAVAREGSRVTGVFTESKSGREFVRARTVIDTTGDGDVCARAGCPFEHGRPGDGKTQPMTLYGRIGGYRGTGAARHHPMLDIARKAGFPISYEGVTLFPQPDQPGVFMLMATHLWGSGIDVRNLTRAELQGRREIRQLVHILKTQGGDDWKDIYLIDTGPFLGVREARRILGRYYLTHDDLQAGRRFDDGICHVRFNVDIHHPDPEEGKNLYHLPMQPYDIPYRCLLPRDIDNLMMAGRCISGDHIAHSSYRVTGDAIATGEAAGLAAALALETRIDPPFIDIPAFLARLAALRNRHPLP; encoded by the coding sequence TTGTTACAAAATCTCAACCACGCCATGACCCGATCCACGATTCATGAACCCGCGCGCGACATTCCCGTGGCGCGCGAGACCGACATCCTCGTTTGCGGCGGCGGCCCGGCCGGCATCGCCGCCGCCTTCACCGCGGCACGCGCCGGCGCGCGCGTCCTCCTCCTCGAACGCCACCCCTTCCTCGGCGGCGTATGGACCGCCGGCGCGCTGACCATTCTGATCGACACCGAGAAAAAACCCGGCCTCAACCGCGAACTCCGCCAGCGTCTCGAAGCGCGCGACGCCGCCACTTACTGCAAGCAGTGGCCCGAGTGGACCGTTTACGGCATCGAGGCCATGAAGGGTCTGCTCGACGAGATGGCGGAGGAAACCGGGATCGGCGTGCAACTCTGCACGCAGGTGACTGCCGTCGCCCGCGAAGGCTCGCGCGTGACCGGCGTGTTCACCGAAAGCAAGTCCGGCCGCGAGTTCGTCCGCGCCCGTACCGTGATCGACACGACAGGCGACGGCGACGTGTGCGCCCGCGCCGGCTGTCCCTTCGAGCACGGCCGCCCCGGCGATGGAAAGACGCAGCCCATGACGCTCTACGGACGCATCGGCGGCTATCGCGGCACGGGCGCCGCCCGCCATCACCCGATGCTCGACATCGCCCGCAAGGCGGGCTTCCCCATCAGTTACGAGGGCGTAACGCTCTTTCCCCAGCCCGACCAGCCCGGTGTCTTCATGCTCATGGCCACGCACCTGTGGGGCAGCGGCATCGACGTGCGCAATCTCACCCGCGCCGAGCTTCAAGGCCGCCGCGAAATCCGCCAGCTCGTCCACATCCTCAAGACGCAGGGCGGCGACGACTGGAAGGACATTTACCTGATCGACACCGGACCTTTCCTCGGCGTGCGCGAGGCGCGCCGCATCCTCGGCCGGTATTACCTCACGCATGACGACCTCCAGGCCGGACGTCGCTTCGACGACGGCATCTGCCATGTGCGCTTCAACGTGGACATTCACCATCCCGATCCGGAGGAGGGAAAAAATCTCTATCATCTGCCGATGCAGCCTTACGACATTCCGTATCGCTGCCTGCTGCCGCGCGACATCGACAACCTGATGATGGCCGGCCGCTGCATTTCGGGCGATCACATCGCCCACTCCAGCTACCGGGTGACGGGCGACGCCATCGCCACCGGAGAGGCAGCCGGCCTGGCTGCCGCGCTTGCGCTGGAAACCCGCATCGATCCGCCGTTCATTGATATCCCCGCCTTCCTCGCCCGCCTCGCCGCCCTGCGCAACAGGCATCCGCTGCCCTGA
- a CDS encoding twitching motility protein PilT, with product MGLTPAAQRRAARLAWEMDRRGDVIPLPDIVIGATALEHGAAVLTFDRHYQKIPGLTALSDLE from the coding sequence CTGGGTCTCACTCCCGCCGCCCAGCGCCGCGCCGCCCGGCTCGCCTGGGAAATGGACCGGCGCGGCGACGTCATCCCTCTCCCCGACATCGTCATCGGCGCCACGGCGCTCGAACACGGCGCGGCGGTGCTGACCTTTGACCGCCATTACCAAAAAATCCCCGGCCTGACCGCGCTGTCTGATCTGGAGTAA